The segment TGTCCGAAATCCTCATAGCGGTGTTCTTCTTCGGTATAGCTATCGAGGACAATTTCAAGGCTTCTCGGAAATACATCGGGAGAAACAATGCCCGCAGGTGCAACAATTAACTCTGTTCGCTGCTTACCGTCCTCATTCCGGGTTTCTTTGGTTTCGACTCGTCTAAGTAGGATGATATCGCTTCCCGCACTGGGATTAACAACTGAGGCGGGTCCATACTCCTCAGAGAAGTTTTCCTCTGTTCCCCAGTTGTCGGTCAGTTTCTTTAGAACGCCGACGCACTTAATCACTTCGCAAGGAGTTTCACTTCCCTCACTCGCTTCGTAGCTGACTTCATCGTGACCAATCTCGATCGCAGTAGACGATCCCCCATAATTCAGCCGATTCGAGACAGCGCGAATGAGTCCGTTGCCGTCTTGGTACAAACTCTTCAGCCCACCAAACGCAATCTGCCCTGCCTGATCAACATAGGAGCCGCCCTGTTTTGGTTGTCGCGTCCTTAATGGGTAATCGTCGATCGCGTCCACACAGTTCGGGCATCCTGCTGCTGACAGTAATGAATTGACGATCGCGGTTCGATTCGTGACGTTCCCCGGCACAACTCCCGACTTATCATCATCCGGCTGAGCGAAATTTCTCAGGCTCAAAATACAGCCAAGCTCTAGCCTCAAGATTCCATTCTGCGGCGGTAGAGGGGCTTTGAGAATGTAGAGGTGTCCGTGTCGGTGCTTTACCTCGGTTCCCGTTGAATCCGTTACCCAAATCTCAACAAGTTGACCGCGCCACCAACGATTTCGCCCGTCTGCACTTCTAGGATTGAGAGATCCGGGAATTCCGATCACATTGCCAAGCTCTAATGTTCCTGTGGTCAGAATCAGCCCGCTATTGCTGCGCTGATCCTGGCCCGCGTCAAACGAAACAAGAGATCGGCTCCAATCTTCAGAGCCGATCTCAATTCGTAGTTTATGGGCCGAAGCATTAGCTGCCATATCAAACGGTCATGGGACAATCCGGGATTGACTCAGCACAAACAGGCTGACCCTCTGCGTCCGTGTGGAGCTGTGAGCCGCAGCGATCGCAATAAGGAATCCCGTTTTTCTTGAAGTACTCCGTCGCGTAAGTTCCTTGAGGTTGCTGATCCAAGACCTCGGAGACAACCTCAAGTAATTCAGGAAGCGTCTCCGTTGGCTCTGCGAGTTCAACTAACTCTGACAAGGCGGAACTATCCGAACTTTCAGGAGTAGATTCTGGCTCTGTAAGTAATTCAGGAAGCGTCTCCGTTGGCTCCGCAAGATCAGCTAACTCTGGCAGTGCAGAGCCTGAGCGATCCAAGCTTTCGGGGGTAGGTTCCGTCTCTGTCTCTTGCTTCTTTCTTGTTGCCATAAGATTCTCCGGATACTCCACCCGGCTTACGGGTGGAGGGTTCAAGGATTTACACCGCCGTCAATGTCGTCCGCAGTTTCATGATCTTCGCGGTTTCGCCAGAGTCAACCAAGGAGCCAAAGCCCTCATCCGAAGTCCAGATATAGCTCTCGCCCATATTGAAAGGGTTGACCCCAGACGGGCGAATCTCAACCGGAGAAGATATACCCCGACCGATCGCGCCCGGAGCAAGCAAGAATCCGTCGATCGTGCGAGTCGCACCCACACCTAAAGTTGAGTCCTGCACCGTTGGGTTAGACGCTCCCGGCGCGCCTTTGCCGAAGCTGTTACCCATGAAGACGTGAACATTCTCGATCATGCCGAGGTATGTACTAGCTCGAATTGCAGGCGTAATCCCCGTCGCAAGCCTCAGCATGTTGGTGATTTCCATCCGCTCGTCCGCAGTCGGAGTTGCAAGATCATCGCCCATCTCAGCCTTGAGCTGCTTAACCTGAACGGCGTTGAAGTAGCCGAGGTAGCAGCCATCCGGTAGAGACTGATGCCCAGCGTTTACAAACTCGGTATAAGCATCGCGCAAGAAAGCGCGAGACATTGTACCGTCATCGCCCGCATCCACATCACCAGCGGTTGCTGAAACGTTTCCATTGTCGTTATAGCGGATTGCGGTAGAAGCAATCATCAGACCGAGTAAGCGACGCTCCTCATAGCGGTAGTAACTCGCCATCAGGCGGGTTTCTAGTGCCGTCATCAAATCAACCAGCGCGTGAGCTTGATGGAACTCAGGAATCATCACTGGGCGAGAACCCTCGGACACCCCACGGCCCAAGCCACGACGCTCTACAGTCAGCGAAACAGTTTGCATTCTCAACGCTTGAGAATCACTGTTCGTTCCGATCGAATAGCCAATCGGATTGTAAACACCTGTTCCCGCAATCAAAAGCTCATCGTCGCTATCCGGATCAGGAAGGAAGTCGAAGCGAGGAACCAGAATGTTTTTCGAGGGGGCTGAGGTTGGATCAAAAACAGTCGTAGCAAACTGCCACGCAGCATTAAACTGGGCGGAAGTCGATCGCATCATGTCAGACAGAACATCCAAAAAGGCGTTCGGCGCTGATCCGGATGCTCCGGTTGTTGGCCCCGCCGCTTTGTTTGATCCGCCCAAAAATCCGAGGGATTTCCCGAATTCTTCAATCTGATAGTAAAGCTCAGTCTGCTCAAGCGCTTTGCCCTCAGCCTGAAGGTAAGAGCGAATCCAATCAATCGGACCTTGACGCACCAAGAAGGTTTGAGTGCTGTTATCGAAGTGGTAGCCGCCAGCTTTTGCAGAGTCGCGGATACCAAGCAGTTTTTGCAGTAAGTCTCCGGGTGAATCATTCGAGCGGGTTTGGGTGTTCACCATCGGCGCTTCAACAATTGATTTACCCATTAACCGCCCCAAGTCTTCTAGAGTTTTCGCGTCTTTCTGCGCTTTGGTCAGTTCCTGAGTGCTTTGCGCGGCTTGTTGAGCTAACTGCTCGTTCTGCGATCGCAGTTGCTCGTTCTCTTGCCGAATCTGCTCTGCCTCAGCGTCTTTTGCTTGTAGTTCCTGCTGATGCCGCTCATCAAGCACGGTGAACATTTCCTTCATCTGGTCAACCGGAATTAGCTCTTTCGCCTGAGCAATCGTAAATGTTGCGGGTTGTGGCAGGGTGATAGGCTCCGCAAGTTCCTGTAATTGTTCTGGGGACTTAACCTCTACCTGCTCTAGGGGTTCGTCCAAAGACTTTTCGACCTTGACCGTTGCGGTTGCGGTCTTTGCAAATCCAACAGGCGTTTTTTGCTTCTTCGCCTGCACCAATTCCTTGAGTTCGGCCTCACTGGTAATGCCAGCCGAAGTAAGTTCAACGATCGCCTTTTTCATTGCTTTTGTGAGTTCAAAATTCTCGTTTCAGCGTAGAAGCGATACTCGATTTCAGATAAAAAAAGCTGTTGCAAAAACAAGTAAAAACCCATTCTTGCAACAGCCTCCAAGCTACTCAGACCTCAAATCTAAAAACCGCGCATGACCCTCGCCGCAGGGAGGCAGCCTGCGTTAACGATGCTTAGCTCGATCGCGTCATACTGCCCATCGTTAATGATGTAATCGGCAAAGTTTGCGTCCTCATCATCACCGAGCCACATAAGCAAGAAGGGGTAAGGCGGTAAGTGCGGGCAAACATAGCGATCTTCTTTGTCCGTGTCCCAGAAACCAACCTCGTACCCCTTCTCACGGGAGCAGTTCGGGCAGATTTCCCGCCAGTTACGAATAATCCCGCCCGTTGAGCAGTTATCCAGCGATCTCTTTCTTAAGCCTTCAATCACTGGGCTGTCTGAGCTAATTGCTGTCCAAACAATCAGCCGAACTAATCCCATCTCGTCCACGATTTCTGCGTTGTAGTCCGCGTAGAGCGAATTGACAATTTCTGGATCGGGATTGTCTTCTAGAATTAGCGCAGTTTCAAACGCAAATCCAACCGCAGATTTAACTTCACGCTGATTGTGATCGGTCATCAAGACGCGCCCAGCCTGCCCCCGCGTCATCTGCTGCAAGATATTGAGATGCCAGCGCTCGCGAGAGCGATCGACTAAATTATCCGAAGCGTGCCACGCGCAAACAAACCATTCCGAAGCTTCCCAAGTTTCGCCCGTGTATTGATTAATCTTCTCAAGCTGCTGCGGAGTTGGCTCGCCCATGTGCAAATCAAGTCCGCTCGTATCTGTCGCCTGGGCGATTCTAAGCGGGATCTCTTTCTGAACAGGGGTTTGTTTTAGGTAGTTCCCGACGAGCGCTTTCACGTCCTCGAATAGTTGCTCTTCTGTGATGGCTTCCATAGTTACAGCTCTACTAAGTGAATTGAAATCGGACAGGCTGTCCGTTTTAGACGGGGACTTTGATTTGATTGCGGACAGAACGAAGCTCGACTGCTGCATCCCACAGCCGCCGAAAATCTTGATCTGATACTCCGTCTGACATTCTGAGATTGAGTGTGAGCAGTGCCGCATCGATCGCGGGTAAGTCCTCCACCGATGGATCTCTCAGGATCAGCGAAGCATTAAGCAGCGCCTGCTCTGTTGGAGTCGGTTGAGACGATTGCTGCATCTGCTCAAACCCTGTTACAAACCAATCGCCCCAAGCAATATCAAAGTACTGCCCATCAGATATGTAAAAATCCCATCCTTTTTTGAGGACGATTTCAACGCTAACCGACCATTTAATCTGCTCTGAAAGGTGCGATCGCAGATTGGCAATCATACGGGCGTAAGCAAGTGCGGGCTGATTCGCAATCTCCTTGCCTGAGTTTGACTCTAACCCCAGCCCAGGGAACAGATAGTGCGGCAATCCCGGCGGGAGCATTTGATAGCGCAGGCTCAAATAGTAATCAACTAAAGGCTTAAGAACATTCACCCCGCTCATTGCTTTGCGGACATCTGCCCCGCTCAGCAGATAGAGATTCGTAACAATTCCATCATTCAAAAGTGACTCATGGCGCTGCTGATACTGCTCTCGGTAACGCTCATCTTTATCGGGCGGCATGACGTGAAGCCACGGCGCGATCGCAACTTCTCGCGCCGCGTCTTCGAGATCTGGCGAAGCCGCCTTAATCTTGCGCCACGGTTCTGAGCTTTGGAAGCTAATCGGATTGCCATAGAGCCGATCTTTCTCGTAAGAGAACTGAAGCATTTTAACGGGGTGAATTAAACGATCTGTATCGCTCGGCGTTATTCTCTCCTGCTGGCGGTACATCCCAGGCTCCTCATGCTCGTCTTCATCGACAAACATCGAGAGCGAGGGTAGATAGAGCGATCTTGAAATTCCCCAGTCGTTCGGCCCGATCCCTTCCCGCTCGATCGCAAATTCTAAAAAGCCGTCCCCATAGCTCATCATGTCCCGCGCGGCCCGCTGTAAGCGATCTCCGCCAAGAACTAAGGTT is part of the Leptolyngbya boryana PCC 6306 genome and harbors:
- a CDS encoding mitotic spindle assembly checkpoint protein MAD1; translated protein: MKKAIVELTSAGITSEAELKELVQAKKQKTPVGFAKTATATVKVEKSLDEPLEQVEVKSPEQLQELAEPITLPQPATFTIAQAKELIPVDQMKEMFTVLDERHQQELQAKDAEAEQIRQENEQLRSQNEQLAQQAAQSTQELTKAQKDAKTLEDLGRLMGKSIVEAPMVNTQTRSNDSPGDLLQKLLGIRDSAKAGGYHFDNSTQTFLVRQGPIDWIRSYLQAEGKALEQTELYYQIEEFGKSLGFLGGSNKAAGPTTGASGSAPNAFLDVLSDMMRSTSAQFNAAWQFATTVFDPTSAPSKNILVPRFDFLPDPDSDDELLIAGTGVYNPIGYSIGTNSDSQALRMQTVSLTVERRGLGRGVSEGSRPVMIPEFHQAHALVDLMTALETRLMASYYRYEERRLLGLMIASTAIRYNDNGNVSATAGDVDAGDDGTMSRAFLRDAYTEFVNAGHQSLPDGCYLGYFNAVQVKQLKAEMGDDLATPTADERMEITNMLRLATGITPAIRASTYLGMIENVHVFMGNSFGKGAPGASNPTVQDSTLGVGATRTIDGFLLAPGAIGRGISSPVEIRPSGVNPFNMGESYIWTSDEGFGSLVDSGETAKIMKLRTTLTAV